A stretch of Sphingorhabdus sp. YGSMI21 DNA encodes these proteins:
- a CDS encoding DUF1838 family protein, producing the protein MDKFNLSRRESLGLAAFATGMAAVPGVASARSKKPAVDFVTDIDFKDPKWTRDTYARIDGDIDPTKEKCGWIKGKAMGVRPNEKIRTLFGVEGFSFVRMKKLEDGSYRRMLREIVFYTDLETGEVMDKWHNPYTDETVKVVPIANDPFNFTISEYAPEGPSYGGLNTDLREREPFLQDWEYGPNGTMILNTGIDLMYPNALQPSQWPRESAGAMNRVSEHFIYVVEKADVENPELTHIPHIGSWSRITPWLPWMLMGQAEGHISYFTHFQTIPEGVAGLPAHLVKAARDMDEKWLSAPTEDYGPSLSSLEVYAREQTPAPVPEGWEPPKAPPAPAGFPPRKD; encoded by the coding sequence ATGGACAAATTTAATCTGAGTCGTCGTGAAAGTCTGGGCCTTGCCGCTTTTGCAACGGGCATGGCGGCCGTACCGGGCGTGGCCAGCGCGCGCAGCAAGAAACCTGCCGTCGATTTCGTCACAGATATTGATTTCAAAGACCCCAAGTGGACGCGAGATACCTACGCGCGGATCGACGGCGACATTGACCCCACCAAGGAGAAATGCGGCTGGATCAAGGGCAAGGCCATGGGTGTCCGTCCGAACGAGAAAATCCGCACGCTCTTCGGTGTCGAGGGCTTCAGCTTCGTCCGGATGAAAAAGCTGGAAGATGGCAGTTACCGCCGGATGCTCCGCGAGATCGTATTCTATACCGATCTGGAAACCGGCGAAGTGATGGACAAATGGCACAATCCCTATACCGACGAAACGGTGAAGGTAGTGCCGATTGCCAATGATCCCTTCAACTTCACGATCAGCGAATATGCACCCGAGGGACCCTCTTACGGCGGGCTGAATACCGACCTTCGCGAGCGTGAACCGTTTCTGCAGGATTGGGAATATGGTCCCAATGGCACAATGATTCTGAACACCGGCATTGATCTTATGTACCCCAATGCGCTGCAGCCCAGCCAGTGGCCGCGTGAATCGGCTGGCGCGATGAACCGGGTCTCGGAACATTTCATCTATGTCGTCGAGAAGGCGGATGTCGAAAATCCCGAACTCACCCATATCCCGCATATCGGGAGCTGGTCGCGGATTACCCCTTGGCTGCCGTGGATGCTGATGGGGCAGGCCGAAGGCCATATCAGCTATTTTACCCATTTCCAGACCATCCCGGAAGGCGTCGCAGGCTTGCCCGCCCACCTGGTCAAGGCGGCACGGGACATGGACGAGAAATGGCTGAGCGCGCCAACCGAAGATTATGGCCCGTCGCTGTCCAGTCTTGAAGTCTACGCCCGCGAGCAGACGCCCGCGCCCGTGCCGGAAGGTTGGGAACCTCCCAAGGCTCCGCCCGCGCCAGCCGGTTTCCCGCCGCGCAAAGACTGA
- a CDS encoding isochorismatase family protein: MSEEDLVENYRRAYNNKVGFGDRPALLMIDFCQGYFDPDCDLYSDVEDALASALRVREAARAAGIPVILTGVSYHPSAIDGGRFFEKAAPLRYFIEGNPMGAFAKGLEPQEDELVITKQYPSAFFGTSLASTLTAMGIDSVLLTGLTTSGCVRASCVDAMSHGFRTAVVADACGDRHEAPHDANLFDMNAKYADVVSEEETIAFLQKLGKPNAA; the protein is encoded by the coding sequence ATGAGCGAAGAAGACCTGGTGGAAAACTACCGCCGCGCTTATAACAACAAAGTCGGCTTTGGTGATCGACCTGCCCTGCTTATGATCGATTTTTGCCAGGGCTATTTCGATCCCGACTGCGATCTATATTCCGATGTAGAGGATGCGCTGGCGTCTGCCCTGCGGGTACGCGAAGCGGCCCGGGCGGCGGGAATCCCCGTCATCCTGACCGGGGTTTCCTATCACCCGAGCGCGATTGATGGCGGACGTTTTTTCGAGAAGGCGGCGCCACTGCGCTATTTCATCGAGGGCAATCCGATGGGCGCCTTCGCCAAAGGACTGGAACCGCAGGAAGATGAACTCGTCATCACCAAGCAATATCCCAGCGCCTTTTTCGGCACATCTCTCGCCTCCACCCTCACCGCGATGGGCATCGACAGCGTGCTGCTGACCGGCCTCACTACCAGCGGCTGCGTGCGGGCGAGCTGCGTCGATGCCATGTCGCACGGATTTCGCACAGCGGTTGTCGCCGATGCGTGCGGCGACCGGCATGAAGCCCCCCATGACGCCAATCTGTTCGACATGAATGCCAAATATGCAGATGTCGTCAGTGAAGAAGAGACCATAGCCTTTCTGCAAAAGCTCGGTAAGCCGAACGCCGCCTAG
- the leuD gene encoding 3-isopropylmalate dehydratase small subunit, with protein sequence MKPQPFTTLSGMAAPLEQDNIDTDIIFPARFLLITAREGLGQYAFHDWRFGSDGAPDPGFILNREPFNEAPILLTGANFGSGSSREQAVWALLGFGIRSVIASSFGEIFYGNCLRNGILPVTLPDFVVRKLMTLAKEGLALTIDLENQKVVAGEKEIFDFDIPPERKLALINGWDETAQILNQKADDIRDFEIRQRQDQPWLYESESAQ encoded by the coding sequence ATGAAACCGCAGCCTTTCACTACGCTTTCCGGAATGGCAGCACCGCTGGAACAGGATAATATTGATACAGACATCATATTTCCGGCGCGCTTTCTGCTGATCACGGCGCGCGAAGGACTGGGGCAATATGCGTTTCACGACTGGCGCTTCGGCAGCGACGGTGCGCCAGATCCGGGGTTCATTCTCAATCGCGAACCCTTCAACGAAGCTCCGATATTGCTGACCGGGGCCAATTTCGGATCAGGATCAAGCCGTGAACAGGCTGTATGGGCGCTGCTCGGGTTCGGCATCCGCAGCGTCATCGCGTCCAGTTTCGGTGAAATTTTCTACGGCAACTGCCTGCGCAATGGCATCCTGCCAGTCACTCTGCCCGACTTTGTCGTGCGGAAGCTGATGACACTTGCAAAAGAGGGACTGGCATTGACTATCGACCTCGAAAACCAGAAGGTTGTTGCAGGTGAAAAAGAGATTTTCGATTTCGACATCCCGCCGGAGCGCAAACTGGCACTGATCAATGGCTGGGACGAGACCGCCCAGATATTGAATCAGAAAGCGGATGATATTCGCGATTTTGAAATCCGGCAGCGCCAGGATCAGCCTTGGCTTTACGAAAGTGAGAGTGCGCAATGA
- a CDS encoding class I SAM-dependent methyltransferase has protein sequence MMLNIFQQADHGALPKATHDEAAREEFTKSFKGFIQSTLLPGLTPVYNGQVKPAFQKEHGREPADRRDIRSAMVKNLYFQHYASANRIAQEILWESVNVSIDRQLPELLEAAKKLSASSNAKLEIPDDFVPPRYITALDIHCMPGGYTSEITEQDITAGALYDRGVYLYAMGYMGPDNDDMGRSVCNYLRRNNPDFRPLRILDMGCTVGHATLPYKEYFPDAEVWGIDVGGPVVRYAHARAAAMGHEVNFAQMNAEQTSFPDDHFDLVVSHILLHETSGKAMPRIFEECHRLLAPGGMMIHADLPPFDLMDPFTQFILDNETWYNNEPFWGAMREMDQVALARRAGFNADAIKFDTAPMAVMEFAAGSDGYDEKSAGEVADREFTAGEYAPGGGWEVLIAEKAIEQEMAA, from the coding sequence ATGATGCTGAACATATTTCAACAGGCCGATCATGGAGCTTTGCCGAAGGCTACGCATGATGAAGCAGCCCGCGAGGAATTTACGAAGAGTTTTAAAGGGTTTATTCAATCCACTCTGCTGCCGGGGCTGACGCCGGTTTATAACGGGCAGGTCAAGCCTGCTTTCCAGAAAGAACATGGTCGCGAACCGGCCGACCGGCGGGATATCCGTTCGGCGATGGTGAAGAACCTCTATTTCCAGCATTACGCGTCGGCCAACCGGATTGCGCAGGAAATATTGTGGGAGTCGGTCAATGTCTCCATTGACCGGCAATTGCCCGAATTGCTCGAAGCCGCGAAAAAATTATCAGCTTCCAGCAATGCCAAACTGGAAATTCCGGACGATTTTGTCCCGCCGCGCTATATCACCGCCCTCGACATCCACTGCATGCCCGGTGGATATACCAGCGAAATCACAGAGCAGGATATCACCGCCGGCGCGCTCTATGACCGCGGCGTCTATCTTTATGCGATGGGATATATGGGGCCAGATAATGACGACATGGGTCGCTCGGTATGCAATTATCTGCGCCGCAACAATCCGGATTTCCGGCCATTGCGTATTCTCGACATGGGTTGCACCGTCGGCCATGCGACCCTGCCTTACAAGGAGTATTTCCCGGACGCCGAAGTCTGGGGCATTGATGTCGGCGGGCCGGTGGTGCGCTATGCCCATGCCCGCGCTGCAGCGATGGGACATGAAGTCAATTTCGCCCAGATGAATGCCGAGCAAACAAGCTTTCCCGACGATCATTTCGATCTGGTGGTCAGCCATATCCTGCTGCACGAAACCAGCGGCAAGGCGATGCCGCGCATTTTCGAGGAATGCCATCGCCTGCTGGCGCCTGGTGGCATGATGATCCATGCCGACTTGCCACCTTTCGACCTGATGGATCCGTTCACCCAGTTCATTCTCGACAATGAAACCTGGTATAATAACGAACCTTTCTGGGGTGCGATGCGCGAAATGGATCAGGTCGCTCTGGCCAGGCGCGCCGGTTTCAACGCCGACGCGATAAAATTTGATACTGCACCCATGGCGGTTATGGAATTTGCTGCCGGTTCGGATGGTTATGACGAGAAAAGCGCTGGCGAAGTCGCGGATCGCGAATTTACCGCTGGCGAATATGCTCCCGGTGGCGGTTGGGAAGTATTGATCGCCGAAAAAGCGATAGAGCAGGAGATGGCGGCATGA
- a CDS encoding c-type cytochrome, protein MLFMQCAACHSLDAKGPRKTGPNLQNVVGRPAGSVEDYNYSKAMAGLDKIWTREELDRFLAKPSATVPGTIMAFAGISDAEKRKQLIDYLETGDR, encoded by the coding sequence ATGCTGTTCATGCAATGCGCCGCCTGCCACTCGCTGGACGCCAAAGGTCCGAGGAAGACCGGGCCCAATTTGCAAAATGTGGTCGGTCGCCCGGCCGGGTCAGTCGAGGATTACAACTATAGCAAGGCTATGGCAGGACTGGACAAGATCTGGACCCGTGAAGAACTGGACAGATTTCTGGCCAAACCTTCTGCCACCGTTCCCGGCACCATCATGGCCTTCGCCGGCATATCCGACGCCGAAAAGCGCAAACAGCTGATCGATTATCTGGAAACCGGCGACCGGTAG
- a CDS encoding DUF1330 domain-containing protein has translation MPAWFVINAYVHDREPFAKIYSPATAKLAGEMGGKYIVRGRGGEVLEGSAEDGASAVIIEWPDRETALKFWHSPEYAEIKKLRDGLADVTVTLVEG, from the coding sequence ATGCCAGCATGGTTTGTGATTAACGCCTACGTCCATGACCGGGAGCCGTTCGCGAAGATCTATTCTCCTGCCACGGCAAAACTCGCCGGGGAAATGGGCGGGAAATATATCGTGCGGGGGCGCGGTGGCGAGGTTCTGGAGGGTAGTGCCGAGGACGGGGCCAGCGCGGTCATCATCGAGTGGCCGGACCGTGAGACAGCGCTCAAATTCTGGCATTCTCCGGAATATGCGGAAATCAAGAAGCTGCGGGACGGACTGGCCGATGTAACGGTCACACTCGTAGAGGGTTAA
- a CDS encoding FAD-binding oxidoreductase, with the protein MTGNKKQAELTEQLGKLLGKQGLLTNVDDLQYYANDVYRSGGLPLAVAKPLSAEQVQAVVRLCAAAGVAIVPRGGGASYTDAYLYPDGGHILFDLGALDDIQIDSANLLVTVGAGTSWAKLKEALDAEKLRTPFWGPFSGLAATVGGSMSQNTVSHGSAAHGVSAHSALSMEVVLANGDLINSSAAGSTRFYGPDLTGLFTGDCGAFGLKTAITLPLIRTLDHCEPLSFAFDDFESYHAAVRIAQAERLDDSHFGLDLALSQGQIGRQEGLAARLKIAAEVMRKAPRKLQGLAQLMRMAVAGEDPMRSGAYMCHFIVEGFDPADAAAKARRLRHLLADVGREIANSMPTFVRAMPFAPLTNILGPGGERWVPVHGILNHDKVVAFNTAFHALVQDRQPEMDRLGVWLGTMFSPAGPAGFLYEIALYWPDHRSSYHRQTLGEEHLGNIPGFQENAEAREYANSLKESIIALLQNFGAAHFQIGRAYPYLTRLDSRALGLVKAVKQELDPEGLMNPGALGL; encoded by the coding sequence ATGACCGGCAACAAGAAACAGGCAGAATTGACAGAGCAGCTGGGAAAACTGCTGGGCAAGCAAGGGCTGCTCACCAATGTGGATGACCTGCAATACTATGCCAATGATGTTTACCGCTCGGGCGGACTGCCGCTGGCCGTCGCGAAACCGCTTTCCGCCGAGCAGGTGCAGGCGGTGGTTCGGCTTTGCGCTGCCGCGGGCGTGGCGATAGTTCCGCGGGGCGGAGGCGCGTCCTATACCGATGCTTATCTCTACCCGGACGGAGGTCATATCCTTTTCGATCTCGGCGCTCTGGATGACATCCAGATCGACTCGGCAAATTTGCTGGTAACCGTCGGCGCGGGCACCAGCTGGGCAAAGCTGAAAGAAGCGCTGGACGCAGAAAAATTGCGCACGCCCTTCTGGGGTCCTTTTTCCGGTCTCGCTGCCACGGTCGGTGGCAGCATGAGCCAGAATACGGTGAGCCATGGCAGCGCTGCGCATGGCGTTTCCGCCCACTCCGCTCTTTCGATGGAGGTGGTGCTTGCAAACGGGGACTTGATCAACAGCAGTGCCGCCGGATCGACCCGCTTTTACGGCCCGGATCTCACTGGCCTCTTTACCGGCGACTGCGGTGCCTTTGGTTTGAAGACGGCAATCACCCTGCCGCTGATCCGGACGCTGGATCATTGCGAACCGCTGAGCTTTGCCTTTGACGATTTTGAATCCTACCATGCAGCCGTGCGCATTGCCCAGGCAGAACGGCTGGACGATTCCCATTTCGGCCTCGATCTTGCGCTGTCCCAGGGACAGATCGGCCGGCAGGAAGGCCTTGCTGCGCGGCTGAAGATCGCTGCCGAAGTGATGCGCAAAGCGCCGCGCAAGCTGCAGGGGCTCGCCCAGTTGATGCGGATGGCGGTCGCGGGCGAAGATCCGATGCGGTCCGGTGCCTATATGTGCCATTTCATTGTCGAGGGCTTTGATCCGGCCGATGCCGCGGCCAAGGCCCGGCGGCTTCGTCATCTGCTTGCCGATGTGGGGCGGGAAATCGCCAACAGCATGCCGACATTTGTCCGGGCCATGCCCTTTGCTCCATTGACCAATATCCTGGGCCCTGGAGGGGAGCGCTGGGTTCCGGTGCACGGCATTTTGAACCATGACAAGGTTGTTGCGTTCAACACCGCCTTTCACGCGCTCGTCCAGGACCGGCAGCCGGAAATGGATCGTCTGGGCGTCTGGCTGGGCACAATGTTCTCTCCCGCCGGTCCCGCCGGATTTCTGTATGAGATTGCCCTATATTGGCCCGATCATCGCAGCAGCTACCACCGGCAGACCCTAGGCGAGGAGCATCTGGGCAATATCCCGGGTTTTCAGGAGAATGCCGAAGCTCGCGAATATGCCAATAGCTTGAAAGAGTCGATTATCGCCTTGCTCCAGAACTTCGGGGCGGCTCATTTCCAGATCGGTCGCGCCTATCCGTATCTGACACGGCTGGATTCCCGGGCGCTCGGACTGGTGAAGGCCGTGAAGCAGGAATTGGATCCTGAGGGGCTGATGAACCCGGGCGCTCTGGGCCTCTAA
- a CDS encoding alpha/beta hydrolase — MKFLVALFALLFAVMHPSVAGAEPVSSTGVRELAPVPVWPDGVPSMAGWPGLTNVPVTEELRENGEQVWNVTVPTLQPFLPDPNKANGMAVVIAPGGGFRLLAIHHEGTRVARWFAARGVAAFVLKYRLIQTPPGESNEQMRQRVQQTLAPGIGGEPGVADAKESLRIVRANARRWQISPAKIGVVGFSAGGHIAAMTMFGPLAERPAFAGMIYGMPFSDPAPEIPAANLPYPEGTPSEPWLQPPATPAPDRLPPMFLAMAQDDLAVGIGFRAFYDKLFAAGYRPEMHLYGKGEHAFGMAKSDITADLWPEQFLSWAEMVLAED, encoded by the coding sequence ATGAAATTTCTTGTCGCTCTATTTGCCTTGCTGTTCGCTGTCATGCACCCGTCCGTTGCGGGGGCCGAGCCGGTCTCATCCACCGGGGTGCGCGAGCTGGCACCGGTCCCGGTCTGGCCCGATGGCGTTCCGTCAATGGCCGGCTGGCCCGGCCTGACCAATGTACCCGTGACAGAGGAACTTCGAGAAAATGGTGAACAGGTCTGGAATGTTACCGTTCCGACTCTGCAGCCCTTTTTACCCGACCCGAACAAGGCCAATGGCATGGCCGTTGTCATCGCGCCCGGCGGCGGTTTTCGTCTGCTGGCTATTCATCATGAAGGGACACGTGTCGCCCGCTGGTTCGCCGCTCGCGGTGTCGCCGCATTCGTTCTCAAATACCGGTTGATCCAGACGCCTCCGGGCGAAAGCAACGAACAGATGCGGCAGCGCGTGCAGCAAACTCTTGCTCCGGGTATTGGTGGAGAGCCCGGTGTCGCAGATGCCAAAGAATCGTTGCGCATCGTGCGTGCCAATGCGCGGCGCTGGCAGATTAGTCCCGCGAAAATCGGTGTTGTCGGTTTTTCCGCTGGTGGCCATATTGCGGCGATGACAATGTTCGGCCCGCTTGCGGAGCGCCCGGCCTTTGCCGGCATGATATATGGCATGCCGTTCAGTGATCCGGCGCCGGAAATTCCGGCAGCCAATCTTCCTTATCCCGAAGGTACGCCCAGCGAGCCATGGCTGCAGCCCCCCGCCACGCCGGCCCCCGACCGCCTGCCTCCGATGTTCCTGGCGATGGCGCAGGATGACCTTGCGGTGGGAATCGGGTTTCGCGCCTTTTATGATAAGCTGTTCGCGGCGGGTTACCGGCCGGAAATGCATCTATATGGGAAAGGCGAGCACGCTTTCGGCATGGCGAAGAGCGATATTACCGCTGATTTGTGGCCGGAGCAATTTCTGTCCTGGGCGGAAATGGTGCTGGCGGAGGACTGA
- a CDS encoding alpha/beta hydrolase, protein MNGKNRFKQYAEQSLAISRRTALMGFATMATAAVAHKAGAGKMAPEYVNFTLHAPDGREITVFDWSPVVRAVGTIAFSHGAASSPDKYRRLIEPWVAKGWRVLAPLHVDSKDHPDTANYQGLASWKARIEDMRALSAYLGTEHYIAAGHSYGGLVALTLGGSQAIAPKGVEGPLGDEKVKAVIAFSPPAPIPVLVTREGYGTLAVPALIQTGTLDIVPGITDLGADGWKGHLAPFEAAAPGGDRYGLVLDGVDHYFGGAICDQDRPGPPQLAQLDVAVNLSTLFLQAHGLGQEAMQRELESHTSDRLPVLLMSK, encoded by the coding sequence ATGAACGGCAAGAATAGATTCAAACAATATGCGGAGCAATCACTGGCCATATCCCGGCGTACGGCATTGATGGGCTTTGCAACAATGGCGACTGCAGCGGTCGCGCACAAAGCGGGCGCCGGAAAGATGGCTCCTGAGTATGTGAATTTCACCCTCCACGCACCCGACGGACGCGAGATTACGGTCTTTGACTGGTCACCCGTTGTTCGAGCAGTCGGAACGATCGCATTTTCCCACGGCGCGGCTTCCTCGCCCGACAAATATAGACGTCTGATCGAACCGTGGGTGGCAAAAGGCTGGCGCGTGCTGGCACCGCTTCATGTGGATTCGAAGGATCATCCCGATACCGCAAACTACCAAGGTCTGGCGAGCTGGAAAGCGCGAATCGAAGATATGCGGGCGCTGTCCGCTTATCTTGGCACGGAACATTATATAGCTGCCGGCCACAGCTATGGCGGTCTGGTGGCGCTCACTCTTGGCGGATCGCAAGCCATAGCGCCGAAGGGCGTCGAAGGTCCGCTCGGTGACGAAAAGGTTAAGGCCGTGATAGCTTTTTCGCCACCCGCTCCGATTCCCGTTCTGGTGACGAGGGAAGGCTATGGAACTCTTGCGGTTCCGGCCCTCATCCAGACGGGAACACTAGATATTGTACCGGGCATCACCGATTTGGGTGCAGATGGCTGGAAAGGGCATCTGGCACCTTTTGAAGCGGCAGCGCCTGGCGGGGACCGCTACGGACTGGTGCTGGACGGCGTTGACCATTATTTTGGCGGCGCGATCTGCGATCAGGACCGGCCGGGCCCGCCGCAGCTTGCCCAGCTTGACGTGGCAGTCAATCTGTCGACTTTGTTCCTGCAGGCCCACGGCCTCGGTCAGGAGGCCATGCAGAGGGAACTTGAATCCCATACAAGCGACCGGTTGCCGGTCCTCCTTATGAGCAAATAG
- the leuC gene encoding 3-isopropylmalate dehydratase large subunit: MASARTLYEKLWDSHRVSDLADDESLIYIDRHLVHEVSSPQAFASLRASGRQLRRPLTHYAVADHAVPTRNREDRIEDPLARAQVAELESNVAEFAVPYAALQSSDQGIVHVIGPESGFTLPGTTIVCGDSHTTTHGAFGALAFGIGASECGTVMATQCLRQKKARTMLVELSGKPNLFVAAKDIALALIAQIGTNGASGYAVEYSGPAVSAMSMAERMTLCNLTIEAGSRIGLVAPDQTTLAFVKGRRLAPKGASWERAAAYWLDLATDEGARYDKHIQLDLDAVEPQVTWGTTPDQAISIGSLLPDPVAIADRSKHKQVRSALDYMGLESGKPITGTTISHVFIGSCTNGRIEDLRAAAAIAKGRSVMPQVKAIVVPGSGATLVQAEAEGLDRIFREAGFEWRKPGCSMCVAMNDDRLQPGDRCASTSNRNFEGRQGAGGRTHLMSPAMAAAAAVSGCITDVRKLAQ, from the coding sequence ATGGCGTCAGCCCGAACGCTTTACGAAAAACTGTGGGACAGCCATCGTGTCAGCGATCTCGCCGACGATGAATCCCTGATCTATATCGACCGTCATCTTGTGCATGAAGTTTCCAGTCCACAGGCTTTTGCGTCTTTGCGCGCATCGGGACGGCAATTGCGTCGGCCGCTAACCCATTACGCCGTGGCCGACCACGCCGTCCCGACCCGCAATCGCGAAGACAGGATAGAAGACCCGCTTGCACGCGCGCAGGTGGCCGAGTTGGAAAGCAATGTCGCGGAATTTGCGGTTCCCTACGCCGCCCTGCAAAGCTCCGATCAGGGTATCGTCCATGTGATCGGCCCGGAAAGCGGTTTCACCCTGCCCGGTACCACGATCGTCTGTGGTGACAGCCATACGACTACGCATGGCGCCTTCGGAGCCTTGGCTTTTGGCATAGGAGCCAGCGAATGCGGCACTGTCATGGCCACCCAATGCCTGCGCCAGAAAAAGGCGCGGACGATGCTGGTTGAGCTGTCCGGGAAACCGAACCTATTTGTCGCGGCGAAGGATATCGCGTTGGCGCTGATCGCACAAATCGGTACCAACGGCGCATCCGGCTATGCAGTGGAATATTCCGGCCCGGCGGTCTCGGCCATGTCGATGGCAGAACGGATGACTCTGTGTAATCTGACAATCGAGGCCGGGAGCCGCATCGGTCTGGTGGCACCGGATCAGACAACGCTCGCATTCGTGAAAGGACGCCGTCTGGCGCCCAAAGGTGCCTCGTGGGAGCGCGCAGCAGCATATTGGCTGGATCTGGCAACCGATGAGGGCGCCCGATATGACAAACATATCCAACTCGATCTGGACGCGGTCGAACCGCAGGTAACCTGGGGCACCACACCTGATCAGGCGATATCGATTGGCAGTCTGCTACCCGACCCTGTGGCAATAGCGGATAGATCAAAGCATAAACAGGTCCGGTCGGCGCTGGATTATATGGGGTTGGAATCCGGAAAGCCGATCACCGGCACCACCATCAGCCATGTCTTCATAGGTTCGTGCACAAACGGACGTATCGAGGACTTGCGCGCTGCCGCTGCGATCGCCAAAGGCCGTTCAGTTATGCCGCAAGTGAAAGCGATTGTCGTGCCTGGTTCGGGCGCCACGCTTGTTCAAGCAGAAGCCGAAGGGCTGGACCGGATTTTCAGGGAGGCCGGTTTTGAATGGCGAAAACCGGGCTGCTCGATGTGCGTGGCAATGAACGATGACCGGCTGCAACCGGGCGACCGCTGCGCCAGCACGTCGAACCGCAATTTCGAAGGCCGTCAGGGAGCAGGCGGTCGCACCCATCTGATGAGCCCTGCCATGGCTGCTGCGGCCGCGGTCAGCGGCTGTATCACCGATGTAAGGAAACTGGCGCAATGA
- a CDS encoding alpha/beta hydrolase, translating to MVEDFVRRPVGGAIYDIDRIAASYAMEKNAMSNIRWPRKLILACSAAALFAGLPACSAARSEQPVTSAALTATSSQDAQPRLTIEELRTLYGDQESRYMDIGGLEIHYKDEGSGPVLFMVHGSLSSTRTWDRITEILKSDYRIIRYDIPGYGLSGRVSDEAAENIQPVEIAEKLAERLGVNKLTCIGVSSGGTMCMYLAAKRPELVERLIISNTPSDPVDTSHLVMPESFVEAAKKSRETGFSDMNFWNEYLGFFAGDPERISAKTRKEYYDLNRRTAEKHPVAMVARIGDGVQAKIEMAKIVAPTFLIWGGADALLPESAADAITNYLGSAQISRIIMPDVGHYPPLESPDRFAQWIAAYVEAGVISSHVQEDSQP from the coding sequence GTGGTCGAGGATTTCGTGCGCCGTCCTGTTGGTGGCGCAATTTATGATATCGACCGGATCGCCGCAAGCTATGCAATGGAGAAAAACGCAATGTCCAATATTCGATGGCCTCGAAAACTGATTTTGGCTTGCTCTGCGGCGGCCCTGTTTGCCGGCTTGCCGGCGTGCTCCGCAGCCCGATCGGAACAGCCGGTCACCTCCGCCGCTCTCACCGCTACATCCTCGCAGGACGCGCAGCCGCGCCTCACTATCGAAGAATTGCGCACACTTTATGGTGACCAGGAAAGCCGCTACATGGACATTGGCGGCTTGGAAATTCATTACAAGGATGAGGGCAGCGGACCGGTATTGTTCATGGTCCACGGATCGCTCAGTTCGACCCGAACCTGGGACCGGATCACCGAAATCCTGAAGTCCGATTACCGGATCATTCGCTATGACATTCCCGGCTATGGCTTATCCGGCCGTGTATCCGATGAGGCCGCTGAAAATATCCAGCCCGTCGAGATCGCAGAAAAACTGGCGGAAAGGCTGGGCGTCAACAAGCTCACATGTATCGGTGTGTCCAGTGGTGGCACAATGTGCATGTATCTGGCCGCCAAACGCCCCGAGCTGGTCGAACGTCTGATCATCTCCAACACGCCTTCTGATCCGGTCGATACGAGCCATCTGGTAATGCCCGAAAGCTTCGTGGAAGCTGCCAAAAAGTCCCGCGAAACTGGTTTTTCCGACATGAATTTCTGGAATGAATATCTGGGCTTTTTCGCCGGAGATCCGGAACGGATCAGCGCGAAGACCCGTAAGGAATATTATGACTTGAACCGCCGGACGGCGGAAAAGCATCCTGTCGCCATGGTGGCGCGTATCGGCGACGGCGTGCAGGCAAAAATCGAAATGGCAAAAATTGTCGCGCCGACCTTTCTGATCTGGGGCGGTGCGGACGCGCTGCTTCCCGAAAGTGCGGCTGACGCGATTACCAATTACCTCGGTTCGGCGCAGATATCGCGGATCATCATGCCCGATGTTGGCCACTATCCACCACTCGAATCGCCTGATCGGTTTGCCCAGTGGATCGCTGCCTATGTCGAAGCAGGCGTGATTTCCAGCCATGTACAGGAAGACTCACAGCCTTGA